TGTTTGAGTTTAGTGTTATGCGTTGTCAGCCCCTTAGGCGGGCGTTATGCAGTTTTTTGGGCAATAAAAAACCAGCATTTTCAGCAGGCTTTAGAATTTGCTTTATTGAGCTGCTTTGACTCGAATCTTACTTTTGGCAACGTTTGCCATATTCAGTGCTGCAATTGCAGTTTTTGCTTCTGAAGCCTCTGGCATTTCGACGAAAGCAAAGCCTTTCGATAGACCGGTTTCTTGGTCTAAAACGAGAGTGCATTCGGTAACAGAGCCGTGTTCAGAAAACAGTTTACGAATGTCGTACTCAGTTGTGGTGCGAGCAAGGTTGCGAACTAAGAGTTTCATAGTTGTCCGTTGATGTAGAAATAACGGTGAGGATTGTCTCAACAAAGACAGTTGCCACCAAGCGATAGTTTGGTTTTACCGTAAAATAGCAGCATTTGTGGCAACCAACTGCATAACAAACGCCTCAAGAGGGACTGTCAACGCGCGGCGTTTCCAGTCCCATTGAGCCGCGGTGGTTTCGGCTGTTGTGTGTGAGTATAGTGTTATGCGTTGTCAGCCCCTTAGGCGGGCGTTATGTGTTTTGAGGGAAGTTAAATGCAACATCTTGATAAATTGCTTGAAGTAGCCAAACGAAAATCTGAATTCGACAAGAATAATTCTTGGTATTTAGGCTCATCTACTTATCTGGCTGAGATTAAAAAAGAAGTCGATGAAGTTATCGAAGAAATCCCTAAGAATCGACTCTGTTACCTCGAAGATGAATTAGGTGATGTGCTGTGGGACTACCTAAATGCGATCCTGTCTCTCGAAAAAGAGGCAGGAGTTAAGATTGAGTCTGTAGTCCAAAGAGCATGTCGGAAATATGAAGAACGTGTATCTGCAATCGAAAATGGTATTTCTTGGGACGAGGTGAAACTCAAGCAGAAAAAAGAGCTAGAACAAGAGCAATCATCAGCACACACTTAGTATCAAGTTTGAAGTGCAACGATCAGCGATAATATCCAACAAAACATTCCTCCGGAGTTTGAAAGCCAAGACGAGCTCTGGGTCTGCAGTTAAGTTTGTGGGCAATCGCGTTGCACTTTGCTTGAGTAAGTGTTGCCATCGAGGTGCCTTTGGGCAGATATTGTCGGATAAGGCCGTTGGTATTTTCATTGGTTCCTCGCTCCCAAGAGTGGTGTGGGTTAGCAAAATAAAATCGAGTATCGGTGGTGGCTTCAATAAGCTCATATTGGTTAAACTCAGTGCCATTATCGGCGGTAATGGTGGTAAACAGGCCATCAAATCGACTCATAAGCTGAATGGTTCGCCGGTTAAGTGATGCGGTTGTTCGGTCGTCCATTTGCCCAATCAGGGTGTAGCCGGTCATGCGTTCAACGAGTGTCACGATGCAGTGTTTAGAGCCTTTTCCCATAACTGTATCAATTTCCCAGTGTCCACGCGTTTTACGTGTTTCGGCACTTTTAGGACGCTGAGAGATATGTCGTTTATTGGCGAGCCTTCCGCGACTATCGTAGGCAGCGTAACGCTTGCGCCGCTGTTTGGTTGATTGTCGTAGGTGCTTCCAAAGCGTGCCCCCATTGGCTTTATCTCGCCAGATGAACTGGTAAATGGACTCATGGCTAATGGTTGGCTGTTTATACCGTTTCATTCTTCCGACCACTTGAGCAGGACTCCAGTCCTTTTTAATAAAGTGCACGACTTGGTTATATTGCTGCTGAGTAATACGCTGATTGCGCCTAGATTTACTGCGCCTTGTCCGAGTGCGTTGGTCGGCTTTGAAAGCGCGGTATGCTCCATCGTAAGCACAGCGATTACGAGCAATTTCGCGAGAAATGGTACTCTTATGTCGTCCGGTGAGTTTAGCGATATGGGTATAGCTCAGGCCTTGCTTTTTATAGGCTGCGATTGTATATCTCTCACCTTCGGTGAGCTGTTTATAAGTCATTCTTTTTCACTTCTTGGCGGGAGGAAAAATAGGGATTATGACGGCTCACCGTTTTATTTTTTAGTGTTGCACTTAGTATATGAATCCAAGGAACATAACAAACGGTTCAAGAGGGACAACCAACGCGTGGCGTTTCCAGTCCCAATGAGCCGCGGTGGTTGCAGTTGTTGTGTTTGAGTTTAGTTGTTATGCGTTGCCAGCCCCTTAGGCGGGCGTTATGTGCTAATGGAGAAAGTATGAATTCCAAGGACGTTGTATTGTCATTCTGGAATGCCATGAAAACCAATGACTTTGCCAAAGCAAGTGAGTGGTTAAGCTTGGATTTCGAAGGTTTTTGGCCTCAGTCAGGCGAATTGATTCTTGGCCGAGAGAATTTTGTAGCCATTAATGCGCACTATCCTGCAAATGGTCATTGGTTATTCGACATTCACTCTGTTGTATGTGAAGGCGATAGCGTTGTAACGGATGTATCGATAACAGATGGTGTGCAAAAAGCCAGAGCTATTACATTCCATACTGTTGAGAATGGATTAATCATTAAACAAAAAGAGTTTTGGCCTGACGAGATGCTACCTCAAGCATGGCGAGCTCAGTGGGTTAAAATCGTATCGAATCAACCACGCACATAACAAACGCCTCAAGAGGGACTGTCAACGCGTGGCGTTTCCAGTCCCATTGAGCCGCGGTGGTTACAGTTGTTGTGTTTGAGTTTGGCGGTATGCGTTGCCAGCCCCTTAGGCGGGCGTTATGCATTTTTTAGGAAAGAGGAACCATGGTTGTTGAAGTCAGGCGAGCAGAGCCATCTGATGCTAAAGCGATAAAAGGAATTTATGAGTGCCCAAATGCCTACACCGGCACATTACAACTTCCTTTTCCATCCTCAGATATGTGGGAAAAACGTTTCCAGAATATTCCAGAGCATGTTTATGCCCATGTGGCAGTAGTGGACGGTGAAGTAGTAGGTAATTTGGGCTTTGAGCTATGTACCAATCCGCGACGTCGTCACGTCGGTACATTCGGTATGGGCGTAAAAGACGATGCTCAAGGTTTAGGTGTTGGTAGTGCTTTGCTGAAAACAGTTATTGATTTGGCGGATAACTGGCTGAATTTGAAACGAATCGAATTGACGGTCTATGTGGATAACGAACGAGCGATTAATTTGTACAAGAAGTTTGGCTTTGAAATTGAAGGTGAGTCGAAAGCGTATGAGTTCAGAAATGGCAGCTACGTTGACGTTTACCATATGGCTCGCGTTGTGGCACATGCATAACAAACGCCTCAAGAGGGACTGTCAACGCATAGCGTTTCCAGTCCCATTGAGCCGCGGTGGTTTGAGTTTAGTGGTATGCGTTGCCAGCCTCTTAGGCGGGCGTTATGCGCCAAATATTGGGTTCACATCCATGCTCTTATGAAGAATTCGGATCACCCTGATTTGTTGGCTGCCGATTTGCTGATAAAAGATGACGTGGCTCCCTTGGGGAAATTTTCTGTATCCCTCTCGAATTTCATCGCATGATTTACTGATGTCGGGATTTTCCGCTAAAAGCCAAAAGGAATCATCGAATTGCTTTAAATAAACATTTCGCTGCTCTTTTCCCCAGCGTCGTTGAGTGAATAAAGCAATATCCCGTAAATCGGCTTTAGCGGCGACAGTAAGATTAAATGGTTTCATCGAATGTTTTCACTATCGAGTTCATTGATGAAGCTATCAAGGTCATAATCAGCATCACCACTTTGCTCACCTTCAACAAGTAATTGACGGAGTGACTGTAGTTTGGTTTCTTGGTTTTCGAGTAGACGTAGCGCAGAGCGAATGACTTCACTTGCTGAGCCGTAACGTCCACTTTGTATTTGGCTTGTAATAAAGCC
This genomic window from Vibrio mimicus contains:
- a CDS encoding type II toxin-antitoxin system ParD family antitoxin — protein: MAKNTSITLGEHFDGFITSQIQSGRYGSASEVIRSALRLLENQETKLQSLRQLLVEGEQSGDADYDLDSFINELDSENIR
- a CDS encoding GNAT family N-acetyltransferase, translated to MVVEVRRAEPSDAKAIKGIYECPNAYTGTLQLPFPSSDMWEKRFQNIPEHVYAHVAVVDGEVVGNLGFELCTNPRRRHVGTFGMGVKDDAQGLGVGSALLKTVIDLADNWLNLKRIELTVYVDNERAINLYKKFGFEIEGESKAYEFRNGSYVDVYHMARVVAHA
- a CDS encoding RNA recognition motif domain-containing protein yields the protein MKLLVRNLARTTTEYDIRKLFSEHGSVTECTLVLDQETGLSKGFAFVEMPEASEAKTAIAALNMANVAKSKIRVKAAQ
- a CDS encoding nuclear transport factor 2 family protein, which codes for MNSKDVVLSFWNAMKTNDFAKASEWLSLDFEGFWPQSGELILGRENFVAINAHYPANGHWLFDIHSVVCEGDSVVTDVSITDGVQKARAITFHTVENGLIIKQKEFWPDEMLPQAWRAQWVKIVSNQPRT
- a CDS encoding MazG nucleotide pyrophosphohydrolase domain-containing protein; translation: MQHLDKLLEVAKRKSEFDKNNSWYLGSSTYLAEIKKEVDEVIEEIPKNRLCYLEDELGDVLWDYLNAILSLEKEAGVKIESVVQRACRKYEERVSAIENGISWDEVKLKQKKELEQEQSSAHT
- a CDS encoding type II toxin-antitoxin system RelE/ParE family toxin, producing the protein MKPFNLTVAAKADLRDIALFTQRRWGKEQRNVYLKQFDDSFWLLAENPDISKSCDEIREGYRKFPQGSHVIFYQQIGSQQIRVIRILHKSMDVNPIFGA
- a CDS encoding IS30 family transposase, translating into MTYKQLTEGERYTIAAYKKQGLSYTHIAKLTGRHKSTISREIARNRCAYDGAYRAFKADQRTRTRRSKSRRNQRITQQQYNQVVHFIKKDWSPAQVVGRMKRYKQPTISHESIYQFIWRDKANGGTLWKHLRQSTKQRRKRYAAYDSRGRLANKRHISQRPKSAETRKTRGHWEIDTVMGKGSKHCIVTLVERMTGYTLIGQMDDRTTASLNRRTIQLMSRFDGLFTTITADNGTEFNQYELIEATTDTRFYFANPHHSWERGTNENTNGLIRQYLPKGTSMATLTQAKCNAIAHKLNCRPRARLGFQTPEECFVGYYR